In the genome of Bacteroidota bacterium, the window TTATCCCACGAACCGGTCGTCTCGTCCAATCGGAAAATGTCTTTACTGGCACTCCATTGCCCCCCGTTCGCAACGATGAACCCGCCGATCGAGAAGAGCGCTGTGCCAGTTGACACGAGATAAGGATGATGGCGCGGTGCCGGCAATGAAGGCCCCTGACTCCACCGGTCAGCTGCTGGGTTGTAAATATAGACCCGATCGGAAATGCCCTGATCAGCAGGATCCACGTCCGGACTAAATCCACCCGCCAAATATATTTGACCATTATGCAAAGCAGGATAAACTTCCTGCACCCGATACGGGATGTCCGTCCGGGCCTCCCAGGATTCTTGTAGCGTTTCGGAGGGCTGCGTGTCAGAGTCGACTGTCGTGGCACAGGCAGCAGCGACAATCAGCGAGAAAAACAGAATCCGCATGTAATCACTTTCGTCTGGAGTGTTAAAAACTGAGCAGGCAATAACTCGACTTGATCAGTATAGCGTCTGCACCTGCAATCCGCAAAAGGAATTCCTTGAAAACATCTATTCTAGAAGCTTCGTGAACGATTACGATAGAATTACCGGCTCGTGTGACGGATTTTACCAGCGATGATCGCCAGACCAGCGCGATCAAGTGCCCATTTTGCTAGCGCTATTTCGGCGGGCAGATGCTGATTAATTAAGCACCTTAGAAAGTAAGCTCACATGATTCATTGTGCCACCTGAATGTCAATCCACACCGGAAAGTGATCGCTGACCTCAACATCAAACGCCGGCGGCCGGCGCCACACACCACCATCGACAACCTTTGTGGTACTTGAGGGCAACACATAATCAGCCCGCAACCCCCACGTTGCGGTGTCATCAGGATCTAAGTCAGGAAAGAGCGTGCGCCCCATCGAATCAGCAGAAGGCACGTATGCGCCTTCGATGCGGGGATGCGCTAGCAGAAAGGTACCAATGGGGTCGTCAATGGAAGACCCCTCATCTGGATCAGCATTCAGATCCCCCATCACCACGAACGCAGCACCAGCGGGCAGTCCACCAGGTTGTCCATTGTCATCAACGATATACGACGCATTGTCCAGGTAATCGCCCCAAAAGCGAATTTCATCGTGATTGCGTCGTTTGTTGCGGCCCTCTTCTCCATCAAACGCTGGCGGTGTTGGGTGGCTGGCAAGGATGTGGATTACTTGACCATCAGGTAACCGAACAGGCACATCCCAGTGACTCTTCGAACTCAACCTAAACGCTTCGCCAACAGGCCCTTCGTACCAGAGCTCATCGGTGCCCGGCTGTAGAGGAAGCAACGCATCCGGCATGGCTTGCCAGGGCAAGAGGCGAAACGTGCGCACGGAGTCGTGCATGATTGTTAGACCTTCGCGTACGTAGAGTGCCATACCGTACTGCCCGGGAAACATGCCAAAGCCCCACGCATCCCCACCATATGTTCGCCCTTCAGCAGTTTGCCGCGCTGGTTTGCCATCCGGACCGGGAGCTGGGACCTCGGGAATTGCATCGA includes:
- a CDS encoding endonuclease/exonuclease/phosphatase family protein, with the protein product MIIKLVRGCSLCLFIVVGLLSFSCTPSAPTTLRVATYNIEDTRVQDLKNPDQPRLKAAASVLQELQADILLINEITYDQPGTPGFEEGDEVGSNATRFARTFLERAQQADAKALRYEVFTAPTNTGIASGYDLDRSTEVLDAIPEVPAPGPDGKPARQTAEGRTYGGDAWGFGMFPGQYGMALYVREGLTIMHDSVRTFRLLPWQAMPDALLPLQPGTDELWYEGPVGEAFRLSSKSHWDVPVRLPDGQVIHILASHPTPPAFDGEEGRNKRRNHDEIRFWGDYLDNASYIVDDNGQPGGLPAGAAFVVMGDLNADPDEGSSIDDPIGTFLLAHPRIEGAYVPSADSMGRTLFPDLDPDDTATWGLRADYVLPSSTTKVVDGGVWRRPPAFDVEVSDHFPVWIDIQVAQ